In Phalacrocorax aristotelis chromosome 6, bGulAri2.1, whole genome shotgun sequence, one DNA window encodes the following:
- the LOC142058721 gene encoding hyaluronidase-1-like, with translation MALGWYCWVLLLFLLAPALAGGPGPVLINRPFVTIWNIPTERCATKYNVTLNLEVFDVLANDHQAFTGQDITLFYSKDLGLFPYYTSEGVPVNGGLPQNASLQAHLHQATQDIKVALPSRTYRGLSVIDWEKWRPLWIRNWASMRIYQQKSEELVWQKHPQWPPALVKKTAKRQFEQSARSFMVQTLQLGKTLRPDSYWGFYGFPNCYNNDFNSLPYTGMCPAVEQQRNKELQWLWESSRALYPSIYVPPCLNGTNKVLAYVRHRIAEAFAVQRGVLNVSIPVLPYSQIAFDCTIDFLSQEDLINTIGESAAQGVAGIVLWGSLNYSTSKEMCLKLKDYVEGPLGHYIVNVTASADLCSQSLCTGRGRCVRQKNKQGFLHLDPFRFTIDLQASKPWVVAQSLEFINDASQLAKEFSCQCYGKWHGPHCNTQGFSK, from the exons ATGGCTTTAGGGTGGTACTGCTGGGTCCTCCTGCTGTTCCTCCTTGCCCCAGCCCTCGCTGGAGGGCCTGGCCCCGTCCTCATCAACCGCCCCTTCGTCACCATCTGGAACATCCCCACTGAGCGCTGCGCCACAAAGTACAATGTCACCCTCAACCTGGAGGTCTTCGATGTGTTGGCCAATGACCATCAGGCCTTCACTGGGCAGGACATCACCCTCTTCTACAGCAAGGACCTGGGGCTTTTCCCCTACTACACATCTGAGGGGGTGCCAGTGAATGGGGGGCTCCCCCAGAATGCCAGCCTACAGGCTCACCTCCACCAGGCCACCCAGGACATCAAGGTCGCCCTGCCCAGCCGTACCTACAGAGGACTGTCCGTCATTGACTGGGAGAAGTGGCGCCCACTGTGGATCCGCAACTGGGCTTCCATGCGCATCTATCAACAGAAGTCAGAGGAGCTGGTCTGGCAGAAGCACCCACAGTGGCCCCCTGCTCTGGTGAAGAAGACAGCCAAGCGGCAGTTTGAGCAGAGTGCCCGCAGCTTCATGGTGCAGACCCTGCAGCTGGGCAAGACCCTCCGTCCTGACAGCTACTGGGGTTTCTATGGCTTTCCCAACTGCTACAACAATGATTTCAACAGCCTACCCTATACTGGGATGTGCCCGGCGGTGGAGCAGCAGAGGAACAAGGAGCTGCAGTGGCTCTGGGAGAGCAGCCGGGCACTCTACCCCAGCATCTATGTGCCCCCCTGCCTCAATGGCACAAACAAGGTGCTCGCCTATGTCCGGCACCGCATTGCTGAGGCCTTCGCCGTCCAGCGTGGTGTCCTCAATGTCAGCATCCCCGTCCTGCCCTACTCCCAGATTGCCTTTGACTGCACCATTGACTTCCTCTCACAG GAGGACCTGATAAACACCATTGGGGAGAGTGCGGCTCAGGGCGTCGCTGGCATCGTCCTCTGGGGAAGCCTCAACTACAGCACCTCCAAG GAGATGTGCCTGAAGCTGAAGGACTATGTGGAGGGGCCCCTGGGCCACTATATCGTCAATGTGACAGCCAGCGCTGATCTGTGCAGCCAGAGCCTGTGCACTGGCCGGGGCCGCTGTGTGCGCCAGAAGAACAAGCAGGGCTTCCTGCACCTTGATCCCTTCCGCTTCACCATTGACCTGCAAGCCAGCAAGCCCTGGGTGGTGGCACAGAGCTTGGAGTTCATCAATGATGCCTCCCAGCTAGCCAAGGAGTTCAGCTGTCAGTGCTATGGCAAGTGGCATGGACCCCACTGCAACACCCAGGGCTTCTCCAAGTGA
- the LOC142058720 gene encoding hyaluronidase-2-like produces the protein MRGGCAAAVVAVAVPWLALLALARQPPEKPSATPLLTRRPFLVAWNVPTQDCKPRFQVSLDFSHFDLHASPNEGFVGQNLTIFYKERLGLYPYYTSQGVAINGGVPQNSSLSDHLARLQEGISKYIRSPAREGLAVIDWEEWRPIWARNWKPKDIYREVSQQLVYQRQPTWSREEVNKQAVFEFESAARQFMVSTLRMAKSFRPKQLWGFYLFPDCYNHDYSKNKESYTGQCPDVEKTRNDQLAWLWRESTALYPSIYLDLLLASTPNSRKFVRARVMEAMRISQQHHDGYSLPVFVYTRSTYIRKMDVLSQPDLISTIGESAALGAAGAIFWGDADYTKNRDSCQIIKNYLEGDLGRYIVNVTTAAQLCSTTLCQGRGRCLRQDSTADVFLHLNSTSFQLRRRDGDNPQQPLFWAEGQLSLADTLFLRTHFRCHCYQGWQGSSCQVPAGPRSGAPDALAPLGLGVLLLFVSWC, from the exons ATGCGCGGGGGCTGCGCGGCGGCGGTAGTGGCCGTGGCCGTGCCCTGGCTGGCCCTGCTGGCCCTGGCTCGGCAGCCCCCCGAGAAGCCGTCGGCCACCCCGTTGCTCACCCGCCGGCCCTTCCTGGTGGCCTGGAATGTGCCCACCCAGGACTGCAAGCCCCGTTTCCAGGTGTCCCTCGACTTCAGCCACTTCGACCTGCACGCCTCCCCCAATGAGGGCTTCGTGGGGCAGAACCTCACAATCTTCTACAAGGAGCGTCTGGGGCTCTACCCCTACTACACCAGCCAAGGTGTGGCCATCAACGGCGGTGTCCCCCAAAACAGCAGCCTGTCTGACCACCTTGCCCGCCTCCAGGAGGGCATCAGCAAGTACATCCGCTCGCCTGCCAGGGAGGGGCTGGCAGTCATTGACTGGGAGGAATGGCGGCCCATCTGGGCTCGCAACTGGAAGCCCAAGGACATCTATCGGGAGGTGTCTCAGCAGCTGGTGTACCAGCGGCAGCCCACCTGGTCCCGTGAGGAGGTGAACAAGCAGGCGGTGTTCGAGTTTGAGTCGGCTGCCCGGCAGTTCATGGTGAGCACCCTGCGCATGGCCAAGAGCTTCCGCCCTAAGCAGCTCTGGGGATTCTACCTCTTCCCTGACTGTTACAACCATGACTACAGCAAAAACAAGGAGAGCTACACCGGGCAGTGCCCGGATGTGGAGAAGACGCGCAATGACCAGCTGGCATGGCTCTGGAGGGAGAGCACGGCCCTCTACCCCTCCATCTACCTTGACCTGCTTCTGGCTTCCACTCCCAACAGCCGCAAGTTTGTGCGGGCACGGGTGATGGAGGCCATGCGCATTTCACAGCAGCACCATGATGGCTACTCCCTGCCTGTCTTCGTCTATACCCGGTCCACCTACATCCGCAAGATGGATGTGCTTAGCCAG CCAGACCTGATCTCCACCATTGGAGAGAGCGCGGCGCTGGGTGCAGCCGGGGCCATTTTCTGGGGTGACGCAGACTACACCAAAAACCGG gacTCATGCCAGATCATCAAGAACTACCTGGAGGGGGACCTGGGCCGCTACATTGTGAACGTCACGACGGCGGCGCAGCTCTGCAGCACGACATTGTGCCAGGGCCGGGGCCGCTGCCTACGCCAGGACAGCACTGCTGATGTCTTCCTCCACCTCAACTCCACCAGCTTCCAGCTGCGGCGCCGGGATGGGGACAACCCCCAGCAACCTCTGTTCTGGGCTGAGGGACAGCTGTCCTTAGCTGACACCCTCTTCCTACGGACCCATTTCCGCTGCCACTGCtaccagggctggcagggcagcagctgccaggtgCCCGCTGGCCCCCGCAGTGGTGCCCCTGATGCCCTGGCACCACTGGGACTTGGGGTGCTGTTGCTGTTTGTGAGCTGGTGCTAG